A section of the Platichthys flesus chromosome 22, fPlaFle2.1, whole genome shotgun sequence genome encodes:
- the si:ch211-207l14.1 gene encoding uncharacterized protein si:ch211-207l14.1 isoform X2, producing the protein MDPDTEEVEVFSDTEVLTPLTPEEEEEKEKTEEEDVEEDARIYNAWLQRYRGGKQQEQTREEQEEVDSEGGGTGSRGSFEPLFGMRADRRASLPCAATLSAMQLSRLHSSTQAPVTARVLLRRTSSRRLLPSQQEAPSPAPERRPSVIPTIPEVIAPERRGQFRRRNAMSLSDADGVCLLCHNDLHGGSGGTRELQCTHTFHKECIEERLWRKQSCPTCHVQVSEPQPVYWSSTRVKVP; encoded by the exons ATGGATCCAGACACAGAAGAAGTTGAGGTGTTTTCAGACACCGAAGTCCTGACTCCTCTGAccccagaggaggaagaggagaaggagaagacggaggaagaggacgtGGAAGAAGACGCCCGGATCTACAATGCCTGGCTGCAGAGGTACAGAGGagggaagcagcaggagcagaccagagaggagcaggaggaggtggactcaGAAGGAGGAGGGACTGGAAGCCGGGGCAGCTTCGAGCCGTTGTTCGGAATGAGGGCCGACCGCCGGGCCTCGCTGCCGTGTGCG GCCACTCTCTCGGCCATGCAGCTGTCTCGTCTCCACTCGTCCACTCAGGCTCCGGTGACGGCGCGAGTCCTCCTGCGTCGCACCTCCTCCCGCCGCCTCCTGCCCTCGCAGCAGGAGGCCCCCAGCCCCGCCCCCGAGAGGAGGCCCTCTGTCATACCCACAATCCCAGAGGTCATAGCGCCCGAGAGGAGGGGCCAGTTCAGGAGACGCAATGCCATGTCGCTG agcGACGCAGacggtgtgtgtctgctctgtcACAACGACTTACATGGAGGAAGTGGTGGAACTAGAGAGCTGCAGTGTACACACACCTTCCACAaagag tgcatTGAGGAGCGCCTCTGGAGGAAGCAGTCCTGTCCCACGTGTCACGTCCAGGTGTCGGAGCCTCAGCCCGTCTACTGGAGCTCCACCCGGGTCAAAGTCCCATAG
- the si:ch211-207l14.1 gene encoding uncharacterized protein si:ch211-207l14.1 isoform X1: protein MQHRNSLKHDNKTATRAARGTRATRAARAVDELVWRTLILPVWIHWEPRDRQSGLVAPLIHHFFIHLSLLFLFLPACRPTGTHPTCCNDPVTPDGFIQPAASMDPDTEEVEVFSDTEVLTPLTPEEEEEKEKTEEEDVEEDARIYNAWLQRYRGGKQQEQTREEQEEVDSEGGGTGSRGSFEPLFGMRADRRASLPCAATLSAMQLSRLHSSTQAPVTARVLLRRTSSRRLLPSQQEAPSPAPERRPSVIPTIPEVIAPERRGQFRRRNAMSLSDADGVCLLCHNDLHGGSGGTRELQCTHTFHKECIEERLWRKQSCPTCHVQVSEPQPVYWSSTRVKVP from the exons ATGCAGCACAGAAACAGCTTGAAACACGACAACAAAACAGCAACCAGAGCAGCCAGAGGAACCAGAGCAAccagagcagccagagcagTGGACGAGCTGGTCTGGAGAACTTTGATTCTCCCTGTCTGGATCCACTGGGAGCCGAGAGATCGACAGTCTGGATTAGTTGCTCCGTTAATCCATCACTTCTTCATCCAtctgtccctcctcttcctcttcctccctgcctGTCGGCCAACTGGGACCCATCCGACCTGCTGCAACGACCCAGTGACTCCTGATGGTTTCATCCAACCTGCG GCTTCAATGGATCCAGACACAGAAGAAGTTGAGGTGTTTTCAGACACCGAAGTCCTGACTCCTCTGAccccagaggaggaagaggagaaggagaagacggaggaagaggacgtGGAAGAAGACGCCCGGATCTACAATGCCTGGCTGCAGAGGTACAGAGGagggaagcagcaggagcagaccagagaggagcaggaggaggtggactcaGAAGGAGGAGGGACTGGAAGCCGGGGCAGCTTCGAGCCGTTGTTCGGAATGAGGGCCGACCGCCGGGCCTCGCTGCCGTGTGCG GCCACTCTCTCGGCCATGCAGCTGTCTCGTCTCCACTCGTCCACTCAGGCTCCGGTGACGGCGCGAGTCCTCCTGCGTCGCACCTCCTCCCGCCGCCTCCTGCCCTCGCAGCAGGAGGCCCCCAGCCCCGCCCCCGAGAGGAGGCCCTCTGTCATACCCACAATCCCAGAGGTCATAGCGCCCGAGAGGAGGGGCCAGTTCAGGAGACGCAATGCCATGTCGCTG agcGACGCAGacggtgtgtgtctgctctgtcACAACGACTTACATGGAGGAAGTGGTGGAACTAGAGAGCTGCAGTGTACACACACCTTCCACAaagag tgcatTGAGGAGCGCCTCTGGAGGAAGCAGTCCTGTCCCACGTGTCACGTCCAGGTGTCGGAGCCTCAGCCCGTCTACTGGAGCTCCACCCGGGTCAAAGTCCCATAG